Proteins encoded in a region of the Candidatus Hydrogenedentota bacterium genome:
- a CDS encoding SDR family oxidoreductase, with protein sequence MSKVAFITGASRGIGYACAARLARAGWSVVVAAKTAEPNPKLPGTIYTAAEELRALGGEVLPVMCNVREADSVARAAAETLDRFGRVDAVINNAGALWWRNMDETPLKKFDLVMEVNARGAYAVTEAFLPAMKAQGSGHVVNMSPPIDMSVVPGHIAYMISKFGMTMIALGLAEEFAEQGIKGTALWPKTLIESYATINYGMGTPSMWRKADILADATYEILMHPELSNGRALIDEDFLREVGYTDFDAYRCDPEGEPLELSSAVMRAAQS encoded by the coding sequence ATGTCGAAGGTAGCGTTTATTACGGGGGCGTCGCGGGGGATCGGGTATGCGTGTGCGGCGCGGCTGGCGCGGGCGGGGTGGTCGGTGGTGGTGGCGGCGAAGACGGCGGAGCCGAACCCGAAGCTGCCGGGCACGATCTACACGGCGGCGGAGGAGCTCCGGGCGTTGGGCGGGGAGGTGCTGCCGGTGATGTGCAATGTGCGGGAGGCGGATTCGGTGGCGCGGGCGGCGGCGGAGACGCTGGACCGCTTTGGGCGGGTGGACGCGGTGATCAACAACGCGGGGGCGTTGTGGTGGCGGAATATGGATGAGACGCCGCTGAAGAAGTTTGACCTGGTGATGGAGGTGAACGCGCGGGGGGCCTACGCGGTGACGGAGGCGTTCCTGCCGGCGATGAAGGCGCAGGGGTCGGGGCATGTGGTGAACATGTCGCCGCCGATTGATATGTCGGTGGTGCCGGGGCACATCGCGTATATGATCAGCAAGTTCGGCATGACGATGATCGCGCTGGGGCTGGCGGAGGAGTTCGCGGAGCAGGGCATCAAGGGGACCGCGCTGTGGCCGAAGACGCTGATCGAGTCGTACGCGACGATCAATTACGGCATGGGCACGCCTTCGATGTGGCGCAAGGCGGATATCCTGGCGGATGCGACGTACGAGATCCTGATGCATCCGGAATTGAGCAATGGCCGCGCGCTGATCGACGAGGATTTCCTGCGGGAGGTGGGCTATACGGATTTCGACGCGTACCGGTGCGATCCGGAGGGCGAGCCGCTGGAGCTGAGCAGCGCCGTGATGCGTGCGGCGCAGTCCTGA
- a CDS encoding nucleotidyltransferase family protein gives MKSTDEIVKLLEAAKPDLARRYGVQRLAVFGSYARGDQREDSDVDLLVDIDPSIGLRFVDLADEIEAMLGVPTELVSRRAIKPRNWEIIERHLIDVP, from the coding sequence ATGAAGAGCACCGACGAGATCGTGAAGTTGCTCGAAGCGGCGAAACCGGACCTTGCCCGCCGTTATGGCGTCCAGCGGCTGGCCGTTTTCGGATCCTATGCCCGGGGCGACCAGCGCGAGGACAGCGATGTGGATCTACTCGTGGACATCGACCCGTCGATCGGGCTGCGGTTTGTGGATCTGGCCGACGAGATTGAAGCGATGCTCGGCGTTCCCACCGAACTGGTCTCGCGCCGGGCGATTAAGCCGCGCAATTGGGAAATAATTGAGAGGCATCTCATCGATGTCCCATAG
- a CDS encoding DUF86 domain-containing protein: MSHRPIDLLIADILESIEKIGRYTAGLDRAGFLGDEKTADSVVRNLEIIGEAANRLPESFTAQHPEIQWRQAPR, from the coding sequence ATGTCCCATAGGCCGATTGATCTCTTGATCGCCGATATCCTGGAGTCCATCGAAAAGATCGGGCGGTATACTGCGGGGCTGGACCGAGCCGGGTTTCTCGGCGATGAGAAGACAGCGGACTCCGTGGTGCGCAATCTGGAGATTATCGGCGAAGCCGCCAACCGGCTCCCCGAATCCTTCACGGCTCAACACCCGGAGATTCAATGGCGCCAGGCGCCCCGGTAA